In Actinoplanes sp. NBC_00393, a single genomic region encodes these proteins:
- a CDS encoding HAD family hydrolase, with product MRDRARALLIDLDGVLRRWDPAPMIATEVKYGLKPASFLETAMSWDIYRPAMAGEITDAEWMKLVADRLPLSAEESVAAVAEWQAYRGEVDPEVLAFVREVRAGGRPVGIATNGTDRLRGDLDALGLTGEVDLVVSSWELKVHKPAPEYFEQACQAVGQLPKHVLFVDDDDRVVRGARSAGLSAYRWAGPEHLPYLRKVLDLPE from the coding sequence ATGCGCGACCGCGCCCGGGCCCTGTTGATCGACCTGGACGGCGTGCTCCGCCGCTGGGATCCGGCTCCGATGATCGCCACCGAGGTGAAGTACGGCCTCAAGCCGGCCTCGTTCCTGGAGACGGCGATGTCGTGGGACATCTACCGGCCCGCGATGGCCGGTGAGATCACCGACGCCGAGTGGATGAAGCTGGTGGCCGACCGGCTGCCGCTCTCCGCGGAGGAGTCCGTCGCGGCGGTCGCCGAGTGGCAGGCGTACCGGGGTGAGGTGGACCCGGAGGTGCTGGCGTTCGTCCGGGAGGTGCGGGCCGGCGGCCGTCCGGTCGGGATCGCCACCAACGGCACCGACCGGCTCCGCGGCGATCTGGACGCGCTCGGGCTGACCGGTGAGGTGGATCTCGTGGTCAGCTCGTGGGAGCTCAAGGTGCACAAGCCGGCGCCGGAGTACTTCGAGCAGGCCTGCCAGGCGGTCGGGCAGCTGCCGAAGCACGTGCTGTTCGTGGACGACGACGACCGGGTGGTCCGGGGGGCGCGGTCGGCGGGGCTGTCGGCGTACCGGTGGGCCGGGCCGGAGCATCTGCCCTATCTGCGCAAGGTCCTCGACCTGCCGGAGTGA
- the smc gene encoding chromosome segregation protein SMC yields MHLKSLTVKGFKSFASATTLRLEPGITCVVGPNGSGKSNVVDAIAWVLGEQGAKALRGGKMEDVIFAGTSGRAPLGRAEVTLTIDNNDGALPIDYTEVSITRRMFRDGASEYEINGNSCRLLDIQELLSDSGIGREMHIIVGQGRLDAMLHAKPEDRRSFIEEAAGVLKHRKRKEKAIRKLDAMQVNLNRLTDLTAELRRQLKPLGKQAEVARRAAGIQADLRDARLRLLADDLHTLRTTLDKEIADESAMRERRQQVEEENREVQRWLAELEAAHAEDAPLLAAAQDTWYKLSTLQERFRSTEQLATERLRHLAATPDDERPGRDPEMLEAEAERVREQEEELREALTEDQMRLAEALEHRQELERQLAAAEGALRAAAKAIADRREGLAKLAGNVNAARARTSSADEEIERLAAAHTDALMRAEAAQAEVDLVAAESSDADRDNADLDARHDEAVAAHDRAAAVVRELSDAERAAEKDAASWKAREEALALGLRRKDGAGALLAKAGQVPGLLGSLASMLTVRPGYEVALAAALGGLADAVALTGVDEAIEAMRTLKIADAGRADLVVAAPARPGMQGSLDSLRPALPEAAVWAPDVVDCPEQIRPALNRALRDVVLVPDLAAAARLVAENGELRAVTPEGDVLGTYAAAGGSAKATSYIEVQAAVDEAKAKRATAEETIAEVKEQLGAARAEVAELKQAVNVAAQAKRAAEGERNAAARRLAELGAAARSAKAESERLGASRQKAEAARETDLLRLDELEERLRLAEATPIDEEPSTEERDQLAALVPQARQNEMEVRLAVRTAEERVSSIAGRADSLLRQANAERQARERAAARRAARARGAEIARAVALGAAAALQRVAVSLAGAAEARDEIAQARTMREAELQEVRASAKRLGVELERLTSEVHRDEMARAEQRMRIEQLEAKAAEDFSLDVDTLITEYGPDQLVPPTQADVALAEKDGKPVPEPVPFHRATQEKRANKAERDLTLLGKVNPLALEEFAALEERFKFLSDQLEDLKATRRDLLTVVKDVDDRILEVFTSAFEDTAREFQTVFQVLFPGGEGRLVLTDPEDMLTTGVEVEARPPGKKIKRLSLLSGGERSLTAVAMLCAIFRARPSPFYIMDEVEAALDDVNLGRLITLFQQLREKSQLLIITHQKRTMEVADALYGVTMRAGVTQVISQRLNPDPTAPPTTLNRTEGHSDSED; encoded by the coding sequence GTGCACCTCAAGAGCCTGACGGTCAAGGGCTTCAAGTCCTTCGCCTCCGCTACCACGCTGCGGCTGGAGCCGGGCATCACCTGTGTCGTGGGCCCGAACGGATCCGGCAAGTCCAACGTCGTCGACGCCATCGCCTGGGTTCTCGGCGAGCAGGGCGCCAAGGCTCTGCGCGGCGGCAAGATGGAGGACGTCATCTTCGCCGGCACGTCCGGCCGTGCGCCGCTGGGCCGCGCCGAGGTGACGCTGACGATCGACAACAACGACGGCGCCCTGCCGATCGACTACACCGAGGTGTCGATCACCCGCCGGATGTTCCGGGACGGCGCCAGTGAGTACGAGATCAACGGCAACTCGTGCCGCCTGCTCGACATCCAGGAACTGCTGAGCGACTCCGGCATCGGCCGCGAGATGCACATCATCGTCGGCCAGGGCCGGCTCGACGCGATGCTGCACGCCAAGCCCGAGGACCGCCGTTCCTTCATCGAGGAGGCGGCGGGCGTACTCAAGCATCGCAAGCGCAAGGAAAAGGCGATCCGCAAGCTGGACGCCATGCAGGTGAACCTGAATCGCCTGACCGACCTGACCGCCGAGCTGCGGCGGCAGCTCAAGCCGCTCGGCAAGCAGGCCGAGGTGGCCCGCCGGGCCGCCGGCATCCAGGCCGATCTGCGCGACGCCCGGCTCCGGCTGCTCGCCGACGACCTGCACACCCTGCGCACCACGCTGGACAAGGAGATCGCCGACGAGTCGGCGATGCGCGAGCGCCGCCAGCAGGTGGAGGAGGAGAACCGCGAGGTCCAGCGCTGGCTGGCCGAGCTGGAGGCGGCGCACGCCGAGGACGCGCCACTGCTGGCCGCCGCCCAGGACACCTGGTACAAACTGTCCACCCTGCAGGAGCGGTTCCGGTCCACCGAGCAGCTCGCCACCGAGCGGCTGCGGCACCTGGCCGCCACTCCCGACGACGAGCGTCCCGGCCGCGACCCGGAGATGCTCGAGGCCGAGGCCGAACGGGTCCGCGAGCAGGAGGAGGAGCTGCGCGAGGCGCTCACCGAGGACCAGATGCGCCTGGCCGAGGCCCTGGAGCACCGGCAGGAGCTGGAACGCCAGCTGGCCGCGGCTGAGGGCGCGCTGCGGGCGGCCGCCAAGGCGATCGCGGACCGGCGGGAGGGCCTCGCCAAACTCGCCGGCAACGTGAACGCGGCACGCGCCCGGACCAGCAGCGCGGACGAGGAGATCGAGCGGCTGGCGGCGGCGCACACCGACGCGCTGATGCGGGCCGAGGCGGCGCAGGCCGAGGTCGACCTGGTCGCCGCCGAGTCCTCGGACGCGGACCGGGACAACGCCGACCTGGACGCCCGGCACGACGAGGCGGTCGCCGCGCACGACCGGGCCGCCGCCGTGGTGCGGGAGCTCTCCGACGCCGAACGGGCCGCCGAGAAGGACGCGGCGAGCTGGAAGGCGCGGGAGGAGGCCCTCGCGCTGGGCCTGCGGCGCAAGGACGGCGCGGGCGCGCTGCTGGCCAAGGCCGGGCAGGTCCCGGGCCTGCTGGGCAGTCTCGCCTCGATGCTGACGGTGCGGCCGGGGTACGAGGTGGCGCTCGCGGCGGCACTGGGCGGACTCGCCGACGCGGTGGCTCTCACCGGTGTCGACGAGGCGATCGAGGCGATGCGTACGCTCAAGATCGCTGATGCCGGACGGGCCGACCTGGTGGTCGCCGCCCCTGCCCGGCCGGGCATGCAGGGCTCGCTGGACAGCCTGCGCCCCGCGCTGCCGGAGGCCGCCGTCTGGGCGCCCGACGTGGTCGACTGCCCGGAACAGATCCGGCCCGCGCTGAACCGCGCTCTGCGTGACGTGGTCCTGGTTCCTGATCTGGCCGCGGCCGCTCGATTGGTCGCGGAGAACGGCGAGCTGCGGGCGGTGACCCCGGAGGGCGACGTGCTCGGCACGTACGCGGCGGCCGGTGGCTCGGCGAAGGCGACCAGCTACATCGAGGTGCAGGCGGCGGTCGACGAGGCCAAGGCCAAGCGGGCCACGGCCGAGGAGACCATCGCCGAGGTCAAGGAGCAGCTCGGCGCCGCCCGCGCCGAGGTGGCCGAGCTCAAGCAGGCGGTGAACGTGGCCGCCCAGGCCAAGCGGGCCGCCGAGGGGGAGCGCAACGCGGCCGCCCGCCGCCTGGCCGAGCTGGGCGCCGCCGCCCGGTCGGCGAAGGCGGAGAGCGAGCGGCTCGGCGCGTCCCGGCAGAAGGCCGAGGCGGCCCGGGAGACCGACCTGCTGCGCCTCGACGAGCTGGAGGAGCGGCTGCGGCTGGCCGAGGCCACCCCGATCGACGAGGAGCCGTCCACCGAGGAACGCGACCAGCTCGCCGCGCTGGTCCCGCAGGCCCGGCAGAACGAGATGGAGGTCCGGCTCGCGGTGCGTACCGCGGAGGAGCGGGTCTCCTCGATCGCCGGCCGGGCCGACTCGCTGCTGCGGCAGGCCAACGCGGAGCGGCAGGCACGCGAGCGGGCCGCGGCACGCCGGGCCGCACGCGCCCGGGGCGCCGAGATCGCCCGCGCGGTCGCGCTCGGTGCGGCTGCCGCGCTGCAGCGGGTCGCGGTCTCGCTGGCCGGCGCGGCCGAGGCCCGCGACGAGATCGCGCAGGCGCGGACCATGCGGGAGGCCGAGCTCCAGGAGGTACGCGCGAGCGCCAAGCGCCTCGGCGTCGAGCTGGAGCGGCTCACCAGCGAGGTGCACCGCGACGAGATGGCCCGCGCCGAGCAACGGATGCGGATCGAGCAGCTGGAGGCGAAGGCCGCCGAGGACTTCTCGCTGGACGTCGACACGCTGATCACCGAGTACGGCCCGGACCAGCTGGTCCCGCCGACGCAGGCCGACGTGGCGCTGGCCGAGAAGGACGGCAAACCGGTCCCGGAGCCGGTGCCGTTCCACCGCGCCACCCAGGAGAAGCGGGCCAACAAGGCGGAGCGGGACCTCACCCTGCTCGGCAAGGTCAACCCGCTCGCCCTGGAGGAGTTCGCCGCGCTGGAGGAGCGCTTCAAGTTCCTCTCCGACCAGCTCGAGGACCTCAAGGCGACCCGTAGGGACCTGCTCACCGTCGTGAAGGACGTCGACGACCGGATCCTCGAGGTCTTCACGTCGGCATTCGAGGACACCGCCCGCGAGTTCCAGACCGTCTTCCAGGTGCTCTTCCCGGGCGGCGAGGGCCGGCTGGTGCTCACCGACCCGGAGGACATGCTCACCACCGGCGTCGAGGTGGAGGCCCGCCCGCCGGGCAAGAAGATCAAGCGGCTGTCGCTGCTCTCCGGTGGTGAGCGCTCGCTGACCGCGGTCGCCATGCTCTGCGCGATCTTCCGGGCCCGCCCCTCGCCGTTCTACATCATGGACGAGGTGGAGGCGGCCCTCGACGACGTCAACCTGGGCCGGTTGATTACCCTCTTCCAGCAGTTGCGGGAGAAGAGCCAGCTGCTCATCATCACGCACCAGAAACGCACGATGGAGGTCGCGGACGCCCTCTACGGCGTGACCATGCGCGCCGGCGTCACCCAGGTGATCAGCCAGCGGCTGAACCCCGATCCAACCGCCCCACCCACCACGCTAAACCGGACTGAAGGCCATTCCGACTCGGAGGACTAG
- a CDS encoding DUF3492 domain-containing protein, with translation MNPTPSRERICLLTGGGYPYRRDALGGWCRTLVEGLRRFRFELLTVTDRELPSAPAYPLPFHVGSARAVALGRDPARAERRRVAAPDGAAEAAALLCRGLLGDEGPVAEQFATGLRRIAELCLPAAENRRKPVEPGPPDPLTGVPLTDALIEAWRQRQNEMTPDQPPLPRLSVRDARTAATLLRHALRALAVPLPEVELVHCVGGTTPLLAALAGRWRTGTPLLLTEARAAVARQRPAEDRLSVGVRTVLRRFRTSVARTGYAEAELIAPLSTYHHGWALEHGARPARLVQVPAGVDPREYPGAVEPSASPAVVWAGSGGPDSGLALMLEAFTEVAAALPGAVLHLVGVTATHEDHCAEQIERTGLGRAVRLHPLPADPRDRYTVGQVVAHVPGPADPPYRLVEAMMSGRAVVGVDVGPAGETLGDTGVLVPANDPPELAIAIVDLLRDPARRRALGDAARQRALNHFTVDRVVRVYGALYTDLAAPPPAPAFELQLTVPAPRTTVPATVRWLTRETA, from the coding sequence GTGAATCCGACCCCGTCGCGTGAGCGCATCTGCCTGCTGACCGGCGGCGGGTACCCGTACCGGCGGGACGCGCTCGGTGGTTGGTGCCGGACCCTGGTCGAGGGCCTGCGCCGATTCCGCTTCGAGTTGCTGACCGTCACGGACCGCGAATTGCCGTCCGCGCCGGCGTACCCGCTCCCGTTCCACGTCGGCTCCGCGCGCGCTGTCGCGCTCGGCCGCGACCCGGCCCGGGCCGAACGACGGCGGGTCGCCGCCCCGGACGGCGCCGCCGAGGCCGCCGCACTGCTCTGCCGGGGACTGCTGGGCGACGAGGGGCCGGTCGCCGAGCAGTTCGCCACCGGGCTGCGCCGGATCGCCGAACTCTGCCTGCCCGCAGCGGAGAACCGAAGAAAACCCGTTGAACCCGGGCCGCCGGACCCATTGACCGGTGTGCCGCTCACCGACGCGCTTATCGAAGCGTGGCGGCAACGGCAGAACGAGATGACACCCGACCAGCCTCCGCTGCCCCGGCTCAGTGTGCGGGACGCGCGTACGGCGGCGACGCTGCTCCGGCACGCGCTGCGGGCGCTGGCGGTGCCGTTGCCGGAGGTGGAGCTGGTGCACTGCGTGGGCGGTACCACCCCGTTGCTGGCTGCGCTGGCCGGGCGGTGGCGGACCGGTACGCCGCTGCTGCTCACCGAGGCACGCGCGGCGGTGGCCCGGCAACGGCCCGCCGAGGACCGGCTGTCGGTGGGCGTACGGACGGTGCTGCGGCGATTCCGCACGTCGGTGGCCCGGACCGGGTACGCCGAGGCCGAGCTGATCGCCCCGCTGAGCACCTATCACCACGGCTGGGCCCTGGAGCACGGCGCCCGTCCGGCCCGGCTGGTCCAGGTGCCGGCCGGGGTGGACCCGCGGGAGTACCCGGGAGCCGTCGAGCCGAGCGCTTCACCGGCTGTGGTCTGGGCCGGCAGCGGCGGGCCGGACAGCGGGCTCGCCCTGATGCTGGAGGCGTTCACCGAAGTCGCGGCGGCGCTGCCGGGGGCGGTCCTGCACCTGGTCGGGGTCACCGCGACACACGAGGACCACTGCGCCGAACAGATCGAACGAACCGGGCTGGGCCGGGCGGTACGCCTGCACCCGCTGCCGGCCGACCCAAGGGACCGGTACACCGTCGGCCAGGTCGTGGCGCACGTGCCCGGACCGGCCGACCCGCCGTACCGGCTGGTGGAAGCCATGATGTCGGGCCGGGCGGTGGTGGGCGTCGACGTCGGGCCGGCCGGCGAGACGCTCGGCGACACCGGGGTGCTGGTCCCGGCGAACGATCCGCCGGAACTGGCCATCGCCATCGTCGACCTGCTGCGCGACCCGGCCCGGCGGCGCGCCCTCGGTGACGCGGCCCGGCAACGGGCGCTCAACCACTTCACCGTCGACCGGGTGGTCCGAGTGTACGGCGCCCTCTACACCGACCTGGCCGCGCCACCGCCGGCGCCGGCTTTCGAACTGCAGCTCACCGTTCCCGCACCCCGGACCACCGTGCCGGCGACCGTGCGATGGCTGACCCGGGAGACAGCATGA